Proteins encoded within one genomic window of Bradyrhizobium sp. 186:
- a CDS encoding dicarboxylate/amino acid:cation symporter, with translation MSNRFTQFILVAMVLGIIMGAAIYNFLPDTRADLASSINLIAVIFLRLIKMIIAPLVFATLVGGIAHMGSGSKLGRIFAKTMGWFVSASFVSLMLGLVMVNLLQPGANFPGTLPDKAQSTGLPVSAFSIEKFLTHLIPTSIADAMAQNEILQIVIFAVFFSVAMGSMPERSKPILALIDDIGHIMLKVTGYVMLFAPFAVWAAITATVAKNGLLVLWKLIVFMGGFYLSLAILWGILVVVGFIVIGPRYAHLLKLIREPLMIAFSTASSEAAYPKTLEGLNRFGASSRISSFVLPLGYSFNLDGTMMYCTFASIFIAQSYHIDMPLGTQLAMLATLMITSKGVAGVPRASLVVIASTLSQFGIPEAGLLMIMGIDTFLDMGRSATNVIGNTLATSVVAKWEGELGPEHAMEPSDAVPGDMVPGEVPAMAGH, from the coding sequence ATGTCGAACAGGTTTACGCAATTCATCCTGGTGGCGATGGTGCTGGGCATCATCATGGGCGCGGCGATCTACAATTTCCTGCCCGATACGCGCGCCGACTTGGCCTCCTCCATCAACCTGATCGCCGTAATCTTCCTGCGCCTGATCAAGATGATCATCGCGCCGCTGGTGTTCGCGACCCTGGTCGGCGGCATCGCCCATATGGGCTCGGGCTCCAAGCTCGGCCGTATCTTCGCCAAGACCATGGGCTGGTTCGTCAGCGCGTCCTTCGTTTCGCTGATGCTCGGCCTCGTGATGGTCAATCTGCTTCAGCCCGGCGCCAACTTCCCCGGTACGCTGCCGGACAAGGCGCAGTCGACGGGCTTGCCGGTTTCAGCGTTCTCGATCGAGAAATTCCTCACCCATCTGATCCCGACCTCGATCGCCGATGCGATGGCGCAGAACGAGATTTTGCAGATCGTGATATTTGCCGTGTTCTTCTCGGTGGCGATGGGCTCGATGCCCGAGCGCTCCAAGCCGATCCTGGCGCTGATCGACGATATCGGCCACATCATGCTCAAGGTTACGGGCTATGTGATGCTGTTCGCACCGTTCGCGGTCTGGGCCGCCATCACGGCGACAGTCGCCAAGAACGGCCTGCTGGTGCTCTGGAAGCTCATCGTCTTCATGGGCGGCTTCTACCTCTCGCTCGCGATCCTGTGGGGCATCCTGGTGGTCGTCGGCTTCATTGTGATCGGGCCACGCTACGCCCATCTGCTGAAGCTGATCCGCGAGCCGCTGATGATCGCGTTCTCAACCGCGAGCTCGGAAGCCGCCTATCCGAAGACGCTGGAGGGTCTCAACCGGTTCGGCGCGTCGTCGCGGATCTCGAGCTTCGTGCTGCCGCTCGGCTATTCCTTCAACCTCGACGGCACGATGATGTACTGCACCTTCGCCAGTATCTTCATCGCGCAGAGCTATCACATCGACATGCCGCTCGGCACCCAGCTCGCGATGCTGGCAACGCTGATGATCACCTCGAAGGGCGTCGCCGGCGTGCCGCGCGCCTCCCTCGTCGTGATCGCCTCGACGCTGTCGCAGTTCGGCATCCCCGAGGCGGGGCTGTTGATGATCATGGGCATCGACACCTTCCTCGACATGGGCCGCAGTGCCACCAACGTAATCGGCAACACGCTCGCGACCTCGGTCGTGGCGAAGTGGGAAGGCGAGCTCGGGCCTGAGCATGCGATGGAACCGAGCGACGCCGTGCCGGGCGACATGGTGCCGGGCGAAGTGCCCGCGATGGCCGGCCATTGA
- a CDS encoding NADP-dependent oxidoreductase, which yields MSGSINRQILLVEKPSGKLGPEHFKMVESALPEPKDGEALLRVRYISLDAANRAWMHGATYRSAIEANSVMAGGAIAEVVSSKAPGLAAGDIVFGDTGWQDYAAVPARHLNKMPKLEPMTHLLSVFGVAGLTAYFGLLEIGKPKEGETVVVSAAAGSVGSIVGQIAKIKGCRVIGIAGGADKCNWLTSELGFDAAVDYKDGAVFKALRAAAPKGVDVYFDNVGGDILEACLPQMNNYGRIACCGAISQYDGAPSAHGPRGVPGLIVVKRLVMQGFIVMDYMKDSQRALAELQAWVKSGKLKVQEDIIDGLENTPRALIGLLAGENRGKRMVKL from the coding sequence ATGAGCGGCAGCATCAATCGCCAAATTCTTCTGGTGGAGAAGCCCAGCGGTAAGCTCGGTCCCGAACATTTCAAGATGGTGGAGAGCGCCCTGCCGGAGCCGAAGGACGGCGAGGCTCTGCTGCGCGTGCGTTACATCTCGCTCGACGCCGCCAACCGTGCCTGGATGCACGGCGCGACCTATCGTTCGGCGATCGAAGCCAACAGCGTGATGGCCGGCGGCGCTATCGCCGAAGTGGTCAGCTCGAAGGCGCCGGGCCTTGCGGCCGGCGACATCGTGTTCGGCGACACCGGCTGGCAGGACTATGCCGCGGTCCCCGCAAGGCACCTGAACAAGATGCCGAAGCTCGAGCCGATGACGCACCTGCTCAGCGTGTTCGGCGTTGCGGGGCTCACTGCCTATTTCGGCCTGCTGGAGATCGGCAAGCCCAAGGAGGGCGAGACGGTCGTGGTGTCCGCGGCCGCGGGCTCGGTCGGCTCGATCGTCGGGCAGATCGCCAAGATCAAGGGGTGTCGCGTCATCGGCATCGCCGGCGGCGCGGACAAGTGCAACTGGCTGACTTCAGAGCTCGGCTTCGATGCCGCGGTCGATTACAAGGACGGCGCGGTGTTCAAGGCGCTACGCGCGGCGGCGCCCAAGGGCGTCGACGTCTATTTCGACAATGTCGGCGGCGACATTCTCGAAGCCTGCTTGCCGCAGATGAACAATTACGGCCGCATCGCCTGCTGCGGCGCGATCTCGCAGTATGACGGCGCGCCCTCCGCGCACGGCCCGCGCGGCGTGCCAGGGCTGATCGTGGTGAAGCGGCTGGTCATGCAGGGCTTCATCGTGATGGACTACATGAAGGACAGCCAGCGCGCGCTCGCCGAGCTCCAGGCCTGGGTCAAATCCGGCAAGCTGAAGGTGCAGGAGGACATCATCGATGGCCTCGAGAACACACCGAGGGCGCTGATCGGATTGCTCGCGGGTGAGAACCGCGGCAAGCGCATGGTCAAGCTCTGA
- a CDS encoding cysteine rich repeat-containing protein produces the protein MFNTLKHVSTRKALLAAALFAAATGAFAQMPTDAQKAAIRSSCRADYQAHCASVPPGGEASLQCLQKNMSSLSSSCQSAVRAVEPAASPKTEAAPKSEPAKSEPAKTEAAPATEPAAKPAAAAAPKTAAPKQPSSAQVSAVKSACRSDYPKVCASVPPGGAPALECLEKNKAKVSPACAKAVSAASGAGATAAPVGAAPATAPATATAPAAAPTVIVLRPLRPREELFIVRSACGADIRTLCAGVAPGGGRIVQCIASNAASLSPACKDVLAPFAAR, from the coding sequence ATGTTCAACACGTTGAAACATGTCTCAACGCGCAAGGCGTTGCTGGCGGCAGCACTCTTCGCAGCTGCAACAGGCGCATTCGCGCAGATGCCAACGGATGCGCAAAAGGCCGCAATTCGCTCATCGTGCCGCGCAGACTATCAGGCGCATTGCGCCAGCGTGCCGCCCGGTGGCGAAGCGTCGTTGCAATGTCTCCAGAAGAACATGTCGAGCCTGTCGTCGTCATGCCAAAGCGCGGTTCGCGCGGTCGAGCCGGCCGCCTCACCCAAGACCGAAGCTGCACCCAAATCCGAACCGGCCAAATCTGAACCCGCGAAGACGGAAGCCGCCCCTGCCACCGAGCCCGCGGCCAAGCCGGCCGCCGCAGCGGCTCCGAAAACCGCCGCGCCAAAACAGCCGAGCAGTGCGCAGGTTTCTGCGGTCAAGAGCGCCTGCCGTTCCGACTATCCAAAGGTCTGCGCCAGCGTGCCGCCGGGCGGCGCGCCCGCGCTCGAATGCCTGGAGAAGAACAAGGCAAAGGTGTCGCCGGCCTGCGCGAAAGCGGTGAGCGCCGCGTCCGGCGCAGGAGCAACAGCGGCGCCCGTGGGCGCGGCTCCCGCCACAGCACCGGCGACTGCGACAGCACCGGCGGCTGCGCCGACCGTCATCGTGCTGCGGCCGTTGCGACCCCGCGAAGAACTGTTCATCGTCCGATCCGCCTGCGGCGCCGACATCCGCACGCTGTGCGCCGGCGTGGCGCCCGGCGGCGGCCGTATCGTGCAGTGCATTGCAAGCAATGCCGCCTCGCTGTCGCCCGCGTGCAAGGACGTGCTCGCGCCGTTCGCGGCGCGATAG
- a CDS encoding FAD-dependent monooxygenase: MRIAVIGGGPGGLYFAYLWKKRHPEDQVDLFEQNPADATWGFGVVFSDQALEFLRADDPETVDAIAPHMERWENITLNLHGDNVAIDGVGFSSIGRLELLKFLQQRALDAGVTPRFDTQIHAIDQLNGHDLIVAADGLNSLVRRAFEGDFGTSLSYSSNKFVWYGTPKRFDTLSQTFVKTDRGAFTAHHYRYSPTMSTFLVECDHATWQAYGFAYKDVEQSKGVCEEVFADTLGGRSLVSNKSVWRNFPWVWNEHWSFKNIVLIGDALHSAHFSIGSGTRLAIEDAIALVKALESDAHLSTALHRYQAARKPVLQKLINAARTSAGWYEHFSEHMKLDLMDFAYSYITRSGRIDDARLRAMSPAFMARYEAAKNGGDAE, from the coding sequence TTGCGGATCGCCGTGATCGGCGGGGGGCCCGGTGGGCTCTACTTCGCCTATCTCTGGAAGAAGCGCCACCCCGAGGATCAAGTCGACCTGTTCGAACAGAACCCGGCCGACGCGACCTGGGGCTTTGGCGTCGTGTTCTCCGACCAGGCGCTGGAATTCCTGCGCGCCGACGACCCCGAGACGGTCGACGCGATCGCGCCGCATATGGAGCGCTGGGAGAACATCACGCTGAACCTGCATGGCGACAACGTCGCCATCGACGGGGTCGGCTTCTCCTCGATCGGCCGGCTCGAACTCTTGAAGTTCCTCCAGCAGCGCGCACTCGATGCCGGCGTCACGCCGCGCTTCGACACACAGATTCATGCGATTGACCAGCTCAACGGCCACGATCTGATCGTCGCCGCCGACGGATTGAACTCGCTGGTGCGCCGCGCCTTCGAGGGCGATTTCGGCACCTCGCTGTCCTACTCCTCCAACAAGTTCGTCTGGTACGGCACCCCGAAGCGGTTCGATACGCTGTCGCAGACCTTCGTGAAGACCGACCGCGGCGCCTTCACCGCTCATCACTACCGCTACTCGCCGACCATGAGCACGTTCCTGGTCGAGTGCGACCACGCCACCTGGCAGGCCTATGGCTTCGCCTACAAGGATGTCGAGCAGTCCAAGGGCGTCTGCGAGGAGGTGTTTGCGGATACGCTCGGCGGCCGCTCGCTGGTTTCCAACAAATCGGTGTGGCGCAACTTTCCTTGGGTCTGGAACGAGCACTGGTCGTTCAAGAACATCGTGCTGATCGGCGACGCCTTGCACTCGGCGCATTTCTCGATCGGCTCGGGCACGCGGCTCGCGATCGAGGACGCCATCGCGCTGGTCAAGGCGCTGGAATCGGATGCGCATCTTTCGACCGCGCTGCATCGCTACCAAGCCGCGCGCAAGCCGGTGCTGCAGAAGCTCATCAACGCCGCGCGTACCTCGGCCGGCTGGTACGAGCACTTTTCCGAACACATGAAGCTCGACCTAATGGACTTCGCCTATAGCTACATCACCCGCTCCGGCCGCATCGACGATGCCCGGCTGCGCGCGATGTCGCCGGCCTTCATGGCGCGCTACGAGGCCGCAAAGAACGGCGGAGATGCGGAATGA
- a CDS encoding benzoate-CoA ligase family protein — MSNEIRDQVPADSPGAREIGFAVPEIYNASRVLFDNLAKGRGDKLALIGPAGTRAYAELCAEAGQWGNGLISLGLKRGDRVLLFLDDTPAYPAAFFGAVRAGFVPLLINTLTPPDLLQFYLADSGASVAVAESEFCTRFNAEACKATCLRTLIVVNGEVRNHAAPEAMAAASWLGPFPTELAEADTRRDEMAFWMYSSGSTGRPKGIVHLQHDMAYSDTAFAQNVLKLTPDDICFSVPKIFFAYGFGNSVTFPFSAGAATLLLPGQPKPAAIFAAIEQYTPTVFFGLPTLYTSLTKAEGADKADFSSLRMSLSAAEVLSAEVFNGWNKLTGLEIVEGLGSTEVLHIYLSNSPEKKKLGAAGLRVPGYEVALRDKDGREVGDDEEGILWVRGDSNTPLYWNRPDKSAETIREGGWIYTGDRFVRDSDGFHFFRGRADDLIKISGQWVYPLEVELCLADHPDIRECAVFAAELPDRRMTLKAVVVMNNRTVDQSVTTRRLQDYVKGKLLPYKYPREVIFIDELPKTGTGKIDRQALLRM, encoded by the coding sequence ATGAGCAACGAGATTCGCGACCAGGTGCCCGCGGACAGCCCGGGCGCACGCGAGATCGGCTTTGCCGTTCCGGAAATCTACAACGCCAGCCGCGTGCTGTTCGACAATCTCGCCAAGGGACGCGGCGACAAGCTCGCACTGATCGGCCCGGCGGGCACGCGCGCCTATGCCGAGCTCTGCGCGGAAGCCGGCCAATGGGGTAACGGCTTGATTTCGCTGGGACTGAAGCGCGGCGACCGCGTGCTGCTGTTCCTCGACGACACGCCGGCCTATCCGGCCGCCTTCTTCGGCGCGGTCCGCGCCGGCTTCGTGCCGCTGCTGATCAACACGCTGACGCCGCCGGACCTGCTGCAATTCTATCTCGCCGATTCCGGCGCGAGCGTTGCGGTGGCGGAGTCCGAGTTCTGCACGCGCTTCAACGCGGAGGCCTGCAAGGCGACCTGCCTGCGCACGCTGATCGTCGTCAATGGCGAGGTGCGCAACCACGCTGCGCCGGAGGCGATGGCCGCAGCAAGCTGGCTCGGGCCATTCCCGACTGAGCTCGCGGAAGCCGATACGCGTCGCGACGAGATGGCGTTCTGGATGTATTCGTCGGGATCGACTGGCCGGCCCAAGGGCATCGTGCATCTCCAGCACGACATGGCCTATAGCGACACAGCCTTTGCGCAGAATGTGCTGAAGCTGACGCCGGACGACATCTGCTTCTCGGTGCCCAAGATCTTCTTCGCCTATGGTTTCGGCAACTCCGTCACCTTCCCGTTCTCGGCGGGCGCGGCGACGCTGCTGCTGCCGGGTCAGCCGAAGCCCGCGGCCATTTTCGCCGCTATCGAGCAGTACACGCCGACCGTCTTCTTCGGGCTGCCGACGCTCTACACGTCCCTCACCAAAGCCGAGGGCGCCGATAAAGCAGATTTCTCGTCGCTGCGGATGTCGCTGTCCGCGGCCGAAGTGTTGTCGGCGGAGGTCTTCAACGGCTGGAACAAGCTCACGGGCCTCGAAATCGTCGAAGGCCTCGGCTCGACCGAAGTGCTGCACATCTATCTCTCCAACAGTCCTGAGAAAAAGAAGCTCGGCGCCGCGGGCCTGCGCGTGCCCGGCTACGAGGTCGCGCTGAGGGACAAGGACGGCCGCGAGGTCGGCGACGACGAGGAAGGCATCTTGTGGGTGCGCGGCGATTCCAACACGCCGCTCTACTGGAACCGGCCGGACAAATCCGCCGAGACGATTCGCGAGGGCGGCTGGATCTACACCGGCGATCGCTTCGTGCGCGACAGCGACGGCTTCCATTTCTTCCGCGGCCGTGCCGACGATCTCATCAAGATTTCCGGCCAGTGGGTCTACCCGCTCGAGGTCGAGCTCTGTCTCGCCGACCACCCCGACATCCGCGAATGTGCGGTATTCGCCGCCGAGCTGCCCGACCGGCGCATGACGCTGAAGGCGGTTGTGGTGATGAACAACCGGACCGTCGATCAAAGCGTGACGACGCGCAGGCTCCAGGACTACGTGAAGGGCAAGCTGCTGCCCTACAAATATCCGCGCGAAGTGATCTTTATCGACGAACTGCCGAAGACGGGCACGGGGAAGATCGACCGGCAGGCGCTGCTGAGGATGTGA
- a CDS encoding MarR family transcriptional regulator, with translation MPSKPAPPITIDAVYAAPGYLFRRMQQIAVSIFMEECKAFDLTPVQYAALIAIHTHPGIDATRLSAVIAFDRSTLGSVIERLQTKDYIERKPAPEDKRIKLLYLTKSGAALLKEIIPIVERAQARMLEPLKPADRKTLMALMVQLVDLNNEASRVPLRAEDALEHLGKSG, from the coding sequence ATGCCGAGTAAGCCTGCCCCTCCGATCACGATAGACGCGGTCTATGCCGCGCCGGGCTATCTGTTCCGGCGTATGCAGCAGATCGCGGTCTCGATCTTCATGGAGGAGTGCAAGGCGTTCGACCTCACTCCAGTGCAATATGCGGCGCTGATCGCGATCCACACCCATCCCGGCATCGACGCGACGCGGCTGTCGGCGGTGATCGCCTTCGACCGCTCCACGCTCGGCAGCGTGATCGAGCGACTGCAAACCAAGGATTATATCGAGCGGAAGCCGGCGCCCGAGGATAAGCGGATCAAGCTGCTCTATCTGACGAAGTCAGGTGCGGCTTTGCTCAAGGAGATTATCCCCATCGTCGAGCGCGCCCAGGCGCGCATGCTGGAGCCTTTGAAGCCCGCCGACCGCAAGACGCTGATGGCGCTGATGGTGCAGCTCGTCGATCTCAACAACGAGGCCTCACGGGTGCCGCTGCGGGCCGAGGATGCGCTGGAGCATCTGGGGAAGTCGGGGTGA
- the maiA gene encoding maleylacetoacetate isomerase: protein MKLHGYFRSSAAYRVRIALNLKGLGAEHLPHHLRKGEQCAPAYLAINPQGLVPALENDAGAVLTQSVAIIEWLDEIHPNPPLLPKEPLRRAKVRAFALAIACDTHPVQNLKVLARLRELGLAEEKVQEWAAWVNREGLSACETLIRDEPGPLCFGDAPTLADLCLVPQLANARRFGVDVSAYPRLLKAEAAAKALAAFANAAPEKQADAE from the coding sequence ATGAAGCTGCACGGCTATTTCCGCTCCAGCGCCGCCTACCGGGTTCGGATCGCGCTGAACCTCAAGGGCCTTGGCGCCGAGCATTTGCCGCATCACCTTCGCAAGGGCGAGCAATGCGCGCCGGCCTATCTCGCCATCAACCCGCAGGGCCTGGTGCCGGCGCTGGAGAATGATGCCGGCGCGGTGCTGACGCAGTCGGTCGCCATCATCGAGTGGCTGGACGAAATCCACCCCAACCCGCCGCTGCTGCCGAAGGAGCCGCTGCGGCGCGCCAAGGTAAGGGCGTTCGCGCTGGCCATCGCCTGCGATACTCATCCGGTGCAGAATTTGAAGGTGCTGGCGCGGCTGCGCGAGTTGGGCCTTGCAGAAGAGAAGGTCCAGGAATGGGCGGCATGGGTCAATCGCGAGGGACTGTCCGCCTGTGAGACGCTGATCAGGGACGAGCCGGGACCGCTTTGCTTCGGCGATGCGCCGACGCTCGCCGATCTCTGTCTTGTGCCGCAGCTCGCCAATGCGCGCCGCTTCGGCGTCGACGTCTCCGCCTATCCGCGACTGCTCAAGGCGGAAGCCGCCGCAAAGGCGCTGGCAGCGTTCGCCAACGCCGCGCCGGAGAAGCAGGCCGATGCCGAGTAA
- the gtdA gene encoding gentisate 1,2-dioxygenase, protein MEAVTKTPEREAFYKKIDGENLTALWTVMSDLITPEPKSACRPHLWKFEIIRDYMTEAGKLITAKEAERRVLVLENPGLRGQSKITTSLYAGVQMVVPGDVAPAHRHSQSALRFVLEGKGAHTAVDGERTAMEPGDFIITPSMTWHDHSNETNEPMFWLDGLDIPLVQFLDCSFAEGSNEDQQTITRPAGDSFARYGHNLLPVDVKRSSKTSPIFSYPYAYTREALEKARTREEWDACHGLKLKFSNPETGDFAMPTIGTFIQLLPKGFKTSRYRSTDATVFCPIEGHGRTRIGDATFEWGPRDLFVVPSWHSVTHEADMDAILFSFSDRPVQQKLDLFREDRGNA, encoded by the coding sequence ATGGAAGCCGTGACCAAGACGCCGGAACGCGAGGCGTTCTACAAAAAGATCGACGGCGAGAATCTCACCGCGCTCTGGACTGTGATGAGCGACCTGATCACGCCGGAGCCAAAAAGCGCCTGCCGGCCGCATCTGTGGAAATTCGAAATCATCCGCGACTACATGACCGAAGCCGGCAAGCTTATCACGGCGAAGGAAGCGGAGCGGCGCGTGCTGGTCTTGGAAAATCCGGGCCTGCGCGGGCAATCCAAAATTACCACCTCGCTCTATGCCGGCGTTCAGATGGTGGTGCCGGGTGACGTCGCGCCCGCCCATCGCCACAGCCAGTCGGCGCTGCGATTCGTGCTCGAAGGCAAGGGCGCCCACACCGCCGTCGACGGCGAGCGCACCGCGATGGAGCCCGGCGACTTCATCATCACACCGTCGATGACCTGGCACGATCATTCCAACGAGACGAATGAGCCGATGTTCTGGCTCGACGGTCTGGATATCCCGCTGGTGCAATTCCTCGACTGTTCCTTCGCGGAAGGATCGAATGAGGACCAGCAGACAATCACAAGGCCTGCCGGCGACAGCTTTGCGCGCTATGGCCACAATCTGCTGCCGGTCGACGTGAAGCGGTCGTCAAAGACCTCGCCGATCTTCAGCTATCCCTATGCCTACACGCGCGAAGCACTGGAGAAGGCCAGGACGCGCGAGGAGTGGGACGCCTGCCACGGGCTGAAGCTGAAGTTCAGCAACCCCGAGACCGGCGATTTCGCGATGCCGACCATCGGCACCTTCATCCAGCTGCTGCCGAAAGGCTTCAAGACCTCCCGCTATCGCTCGACGGACGCCACCGTGTTCTGTCCGATCGAAGGCCACGGCCGCACCCGCATCGGCGATGCGACGTTCGAATGGGGCCCGCGCGATTTGTTCGTGGTGCCGAGCTGGCACTCGGTCACGCACGAGGCTGACATGGATGCGATACTGTTCAGCTTCTCGGATCGCCCGGTGCAGCAGAAGCTCGACCTGTTCCGCGAAGATCGCGGGAATGCGTGA
- a CDS encoding ABC transporter permease, whose product MLDRATTETPAKETATRRVRFRGAGFVPASSRFGGWIALALVIAIWQTAGSAGVVNPLFLPAPAAIARAIYELAVSGALWQHLSASLLRIGVGWLLGTAAGVAVGFAIGLSRLARSIGITFISALFPIPKIALLPLLILWLGIGEEPKIATIALGVFFSTAISVYSGVDAVPRNLIRMAQSFNVPFATIVRKVIWPGALPAILAGFRITASVALLLVVSAEMIGAQYGIGAFVLQAGNLMQTDQLLAGVVILSVFGLAVGRVINWLETRLLHWR is encoded by the coding sequence ATGCTTGATCGCGCGACGACTGAAACGCCTGCGAAGGAGACTGCGACGCGGCGCGTCCGCTTTCGCGGGGCAGGCTTCGTGCCGGCTTCTAGCCGCTTCGGCGGCTGGATCGCGCTCGCGCTGGTCATCGCGATCTGGCAGACGGCCGGCAGTGCCGGTGTCGTCAATCCGCTGTTCCTGCCGGCGCCGGCGGCGATCGCGCGGGCGATCTATGAGCTCGCCGTCTCCGGCGCGCTCTGGCAGCACCTTTCCGCTTCGCTCCTGCGCATCGGTGTCGGCTGGCTACTCGGCACCGCAGCCGGCGTGGCCGTCGGTTTTGCCATCGGCCTGTCTCGGCTCGCGCGCAGCATCGGCATCACCTTCATCTCGGCGCTGTTTCCGATCCCGAAGATCGCGCTGTTGCCGCTGTTGATCCTCTGGCTCGGCATCGGCGAAGAGCCGAAGATCGCGACCATTGCGCTCGGGGTGTTCTTCTCGACCGCGATATCGGTCTATAGCGGCGTCGATGCGGTGCCGCGCAACCTCATCCGCATGGCGCAGAGTTTCAACGTGCCGTTTGCGACCATCGTGCGGAAGGTGATCTGGCCGGGCGCGTTGCCCGCGATCCTCGCCGGCTTCCGCATCACCGCGTCGGTGGCGCTGCTGCTCGTCGTCAGCGCCGAGATGATCGGCGCGCAGTACGGCATCGGCGCGTTCGTGCTGCAGGCGGGCAATCTGATGCAGACGGATCAGCTGCTTGCGGGCGTCGTGATCTTGTCGGTGTTTGGATTAGCGGTGGGGAGGGTGATTAACTGGCTTGAGACGCGGTTGCTGCACTGGCGGTGA
- a CDS encoding ABC transporter ATP-binding protein, translating to MDLIANHISHRFGELAVLDDVSFTVSAGEVVAIVGPSGCGKSTLLSILGGLLQPSSGAPELRGSPPAGSLNPLTFVFQDFALLPWATVEENVEFPLLHTQLSAAQRRAQVDDALRRTGLTDFRKTYPKQLSGGMRQRVGISRALAARPAILLMDEPLSALDSQTRELLMEDFVRLLADGGMGAVYVTHNLEEAARLADRIVVLSRRPGRIREVVTVPLTRAERGETAAREKLLALQNQIWSLIRNEAIDAEREVQHA from the coding sequence ATGGACCTGATCGCCAACCACATTAGCCATCGTTTCGGCGAGCTCGCCGTGCTCGACGATGTCTCATTCACCGTCAGTGCCGGCGAGGTGGTGGCGATCGTCGGGCCGTCGGGCTGCGGCAAGAGCACGCTGCTGTCGATCCTGGGCGGGCTGTTGCAGCCGTCGTCGGGCGCGCCCGAGCTGCGCGGATCGCCGCCGGCGGGCAGTCTCAACCCGCTGACCTTCGTGTTCCAGGATTTTGCGCTGCTGCCCTGGGCCACCGTGGAGGAGAACGTCGAATTCCCGCTGCTGCACACGCAGCTCTCGGCCGCGCAGCGCCGCGCGCAGGTCGATGATGCCTTGCGCCGCACCGGCCTGACCGATTTCCGCAAGACTTATCCGAAGCAGCTTTCCGGCGGCATGCGGCAGCGCGTCGGTATTTCGCGGGCGTTGGCGGCGCGCCCGGCCATCCTACTGATGGACGAGCCGCTCTCGGCGCTGGACTCGCAGACCCGCGAGCTCCTGATGGAGGATTTTGTCCGTCTGCTCGCCGATGGCGGCATGGGCGCGGTCTATGTCACGCATAATCTCGAAGAGGCGGCGCGGCTTGCCGACCGCATCGTGGTGCTGTCGCGGCGTCCCGGCCGTATTCGCGAGGTCGTGACTGTGCCGCTCACGCGCGCCGAACGCGGCGAAACCGCTGCGCGTGAAAAGCTGCTCGCGCTTCAGAACCAGATATGGTCGCTGATCCGCAACGAGGCGATCGATGCCGAGCGCGAGGTTCAGCATGCTTGA
- a CDS encoding ABC transporter substrate-binding protein: protein MIGIVRLALAGLVAIMAMGTARAENALKARIGVLRLSSSAPVFIAQDKGYFREAGLDVELKFFDAAQPIAVATTSGDIDFGVTAFTAGLYNLAGKGVLKVIGGMSREKAGYPLIGYFASNNAYAAGLKTPKDLAGKRVAVTQVGSSFHYSLGLLADKYGFKLADVKIIPLQSLSNAAAALKGETVDAALLPISTARKLMDEGGAKFLGWVGDETPWQLGAVFAAPKTLTNKVLVTKLLGALAKADREYHDVILAAMKDGVAPINDKTKPLLEIIAKYTNLPVEQVVGNCAYIDPDGKLDVKNVDNQIKWLQEQGFADKGFDANAIIASDFVKAD from the coding sequence ATGATCGGGATTGTGCGGCTCGCGCTTGCGGGCCTGGTTGCGATCATGGCGATGGGCACGGCGCGGGCCGAGAACGCGCTGAAGGCCAGGATCGGCGTGCTCCGGCTGTCGTCCTCCGCGCCGGTCTTCATCGCGCAGGACAAGGGCTATTTTCGCGAGGCCGGCCTCGACGTAGAGCTGAAATTCTTCGATGCGGCGCAACCGATCGCGGTCGCTACCACCTCGGGAGACATCGATTTCGGCGTCACCGCCTTCACCGCCGGTCTCTATAATCTGGCCGGCAAGGGCGTGCTGAAGGTGATCGGCGGCATGAGCCGCGAGAAGGCCGGCTATCCCCTGATCGGCTATTTCGCCAGCAACAATGCCTACGCCGCCGGATTGAAGACGCCGAAGGATCTCGCGGGCAAGCGTGTGGCGGTGACGCAGGTCGGCTCCTCCTTTCACTATTCGCTGGGGCTGCTCGCCGACAAATATGGCTTCAAGCTCGCGGACGTGAAGATCATCCCGCTGCAATCGCTGTCGAACGCGGCCGCCGCGCTGAAGGGCGAGACAGTCGACGCCGCGTTGCTTCCCATCTCCACCGCACGCAAGCTGATGGACGAGGGCGGCGCGAAATTCCTGGGCTGGGTCGGTGACGAGACGCCCTGGCAATTGGGCGCGGTGTTCGCCGCGCCGAAGACGCTGACCAACAAGGTGCTGGTCACGAAACTGCTCGGCGCGTTGGCGAAAGCCGATCGCGAATATCACGACGTCATCCTCGCCGCGATGAAGGACGGCGTTGCTCCGATCAACGACAAGACAAAACCGCTGCTGGAGATCATCGCAAAGTACACCAACCTGCCGGTCGAGCAGGTGGTTGGTAACTGCGCCTACATCGATCCGGACGGCAAGCTGGATGTGAAGAACGTCGACAACCAGATCAAATGGCTTCAAGAGCAGGGCTTTGCCGACAAGGGCTTTGATGCGAATGCGATCATCGCCAGCGATTTTGTGAAGGCGGATTGA